A section of the Maylandia zebra isolate NMK-2024a linkage group LG8, Mzebra_GT3a, whole genome shotgun sequence genome encodes:
- the aldh18a1 gene encoding delta-1-pyrroline-5-carboxylate synthase isoform X2 has protein sequence MTMLLLRLTLCSKIPPDSPRHLSQLLSRKLTQGGQGRAHSSSFAHRSELRQAKRIVVKLGSAVVTRGDECGLALGRLASIVEQVAMLQNQGREMMIVTSGAVAFGKQRLRHEILLSQSVRQALHSGHSQLNDMSLPVLEARACAAAGQSGLMALYEAMFTQYSTCTAQVLVTNLDFHDDQKRQNLNSTLRELLHMNIVPIINTNDAVVPPPEPNSDLQGVISIKDNDSLAARLAVEMKADLLIALSDVEGLYNSPPGTDDAKLIDIFYPGDQQSITYGTKSRVGIGGMEAKVKAALWALHGGTSVVIANGTNPKVTGHVITDIVEGKKVGTFFSEFKPAGPSVEEQTEMARRSGRALASLHPDQRSEIICHLADLLTERKEEILAANKMDMDLAVSAGHLPPAMLKRLSLSPAKLNSLAVGLRQIATAAQDSVGRVLRRTRVAHNLELEQITVPIGLLLVIFEARPDCLPQVSTLAIASGNALLLKGGKEAANTNHVLHQLTQEALSMHGVKEAVQMVSTREEVEDLCRLDKMIDLIVPRGSSQLVRDIQRAAKGIPVLGHSEGICHVYVDSEASIDKVIKIVRDSKCDYPAACNAMETLLIHRDILRTPMFDQIIDMLRTERVKIHAGPRFASYLTFSPSEAKSMRTEYGELECCMEVVDSMQEAIEHIHKYGSFHTDVIITENEDTAEKFLQQLDSACVFWNASSRFADGYRFGLGAEVGISTARIHARGPVGLEGLLTTKWVLRGDGHTVADFSEHGTMKYLHENLPAGQPLAGQRDSN, from the exons ATGACCATGCTGCTGCTGAGGCTCACCCTGTGTTCAAAGATCCCCCCGGATTCACCAAGACACTTaagccagctgctctccagaaaACTGACACAAG GTGGCCAGGGCAGGGCTCATAGCAGCTCCTTCGCACACCGCAGTGAGCTGCGTCAGGCCAAGAGGATCGTAGTTAAGCTCGGCAGTGCCGTCGTTACACGTGGAGATGAGTGTGGGTTGGCTCTTGGGAGGCTGGCCTCGATTGTGGAGCag GTGGCTATGTTGCAGAATCAAGGCAGGGAGATGATGATTGTCACCAGTGGAGCTGTGGCCTTCGGCAAGCAAAGACTGAGACATGAGATCCTGCTGTCCCAGAGTGTTCGGCAGGCGCTCCACTCTGGACACAGTCAACTCAATGACATG tcttTGCCGGTGCTGGAGGCCCGAGCCTGTGCTGCAGCTGGACAGAGCGGTCTGATGGCCCTGTATGAAGCCATGTTCACCCAGTACAGCACTTGTACAGCACAG GTCCTGGTGACAAATCTGGATTTCCACGATGACCAAAAGAGGCAGAACCTGAACAGCACACTGCGGGAGCTGCTGCACATGAACATCGTGCCAATCATCAACACCAATGATGCTGTGGTGCCCCCTCCGGAGCCCAACAGCGACCTGCAGGGG GTGATCAGCATTAAGGACAACGACAGCCTGGCAGCACGGCTAGCTGTAGAGATGAAGGCTGACCTGCTCATCGCACTCTCTGATGTGGAGG GACTATACAACAGCCCCCCTGGAACAGATGATGCCAAGCTCATTGACATCTTCTACCCTGGAGACCAGCAGTCCATCACCTATGGTACAAAGTCTAGAGTTGGGATCGGAGGCATGGAGGCCAAG GTCAAAGCTGCCCTTTGGGCCTTGCACGGTGGCACCTCAGTGGttattgcaaatggcaccaaccCCAAAGTAACAGGCCATGTCATCACTGACATTGTGGAAGGCAAGAAAGTAGGAACCTTCTTCTCTGAATTTAAACCTGCCG GCCCATCTGTGGAGGAACAGACAGAAATGGCGCGCCGTTCTGGAAGAGCCCTTGCATCTCTGCATCCAGACCAG AGGAGTGAGATCATCTGCCATCTAGCAGATCTGCTGACTGAAAGGAAGGAAGAGATTTTGGCTGCAAACAAGATGGATATGGACCTGGCTGTCAGTGCAG GCCATTTGCCTCCAGCCATGCTGAAGCGTCTCAGTCTGTCACCGGCCAAACTTAACAGCTTGGCAGTAGGTCTCCGCCAGATAGCCACGGCCGCCCAGGACAGTGTGGGTCGAGTGCTGCGCAGGACCAGAGTGGCTCATAATTTAGAGCTGGAGCAGATTACTGTACCCATCGGGTTGCTTCTGGTCATATTTGAGGCCCGACCCGACTGCTTGCCGCAG GTATCAACACTGGCAATAGCCAGTGGCAATGCCCTCCTGCtgaaaggaggaaaagaggcaGCCAACACCAACCATGTCCTCCACCAGCTCACCCAGGAAGCTCTTTCCATGCATGGAGTCAAGGAGGCTGTGCAGATG GTGAGCACCCGTGAGGAAGTGGAGGATCTGTGCCGACTGGATAAGATGATAGACTTGATCGTCCCCCGAGGTTCATCCCAGCTGGTGCGGGACATTCAGCGAGCGGCCAAGGGCATTCCTGTGCTGGGTCACAGCGAGGGAATCTGTCACGTCTATGTGGACTCAGAAGCCAGCATTGACAAAGTCATAAAAATCG TGAGAGACTCCAAGTGTGACTATCCAGCTGCATGTAACGCTATGGAAACTCTGCTGATTCACCGGGACATCCTCAGGACCCCTATGTTCGACCAAATTATCGACATGCTCCGCACTGAACGG GTGAAGATTCACGCAGGCCCTCGGTTTGCCTCCTACCTGACATTCAGCCCCTCAGAGGCAAAGTCTATGCGGACAGAGTATGGTGAGCTGGAGTGCTGCATGGAGGTGGTGGACAGCATGCAGGAGGCCATAGAGCACATACATAAGTATGGCAGCTTTCACACAGACGTTATAATCACGGAAAATG AGGACACAGCAGAGAAGTTTCTTCAGCAGCTGGACAGCGCCTGTGTTTTCTGGAACGCTAGTTCACGTTTTGCAGATGGCTACCGCTTTGGACTGG GAGCAGAGGTAGGTATCAGCACGGCTCGTATACATGCCCGAGGCCCTGTAGGCCTGGAGGGCCTGCTCACAACCAAGTGGGTCCTGAGAGGTGATGGACACACAGTAGCCGACTTCTCGGAGCATGGTACCATGAAGTACCTGCATGAAAACCTGCCTGCTGGGCAGCCTTTAGCTGGACAGAGAGACAGCAACTAG
- the crygmxl2 gene encoding crystallin, gamma MX, like 2, which produces MGKIVFYEGRNFQGRHWECSSDCMDTFRHFNYCNSLRVSGGHCVLYEKPHYMGYQYILSPGEYPDYHWWMGFNNCIRSCQMFPPYRGSYRMRIYNRPDMMGHSMEFMDDCPNVYDRFRYRDIFSCNIMEGYWIFYEHPNYRGRQYFLRPGEYRACGDWGCHNPMVGSFRRMRTLM; this is translated from the exons ATGGGAAAG ATCGTCTTCTACGAGGGCCGCAACTTCCAGGGCCGCCACTGGGAGTGCAGCAGTGACTGCATGGACACCTTTAGGCACTTCAACTACTGCAACTCCCTCCGTGTCAGCGGCGGCCACTGCGTGCTCTACGAGAAACCTCACTACATGGGATACCAGTACATTCTCAGCCCTGGCGAGTACCCTGACTACCACTGGTGGATGGGCTTCAACAACTGCATCCGCTCCTGCCAGATGTTCCCTCCT TATAGGGGATCCTACAGGATGAGGATCTACAACAGGCCAGACATGATGGGACACTCAATGGAGTTTATGGATGACTGCCCCAACGTGTATGACCGCTTCCGCTACCGTGACATTTTCTCCTGCAACATCATGGAGGGTTACTGGATCTTCTACGAGCACCCCAACTACAGGGGACGCCAGTATTTCCTTCGCCCTGGAGAGTACAGGGCCTGTGGCGACTGGGGCTGCCACAATCCCATGGTGGGCTCATTCAGGAGAATGAGGACTCTCATGTAA
- the aldh18a1 gene encoding delta-1-pyrroline-5-carboxylate synthase isoform X1 produces the protein MTMLLLRLTLCSKIPPDSPRHLSQLLSRKLTQGGQGRAHSSSFAHRSELRQAKRIVVKLGSAVVTRGDECGLALGRLASIVEQVAMLQNQGREMMIVTSGAVAFGKQRLRHEILLSQSVRQALHSGHSQLNDMSLPVLEARACAAAGQSGLMALYEAMFTQYSTCTAQVLVTNLDFHDDQKRQNLNSTLRELLHMNIVPIINTNDAVVPPPEPNSDLQGVNVISIKDNDSLAARLAVEMKADLLIALSDVEGLYNSPPGTDDAKLIDIFYPGDQQSITYGTKSRVGIGGMEAKVKAALWALHGGTSVVIANGTNPKVTGHVITDIVEGKKVGTFFSEFKPAGPSVEEQTEMARRSGRALASLHPDQRSEIICHLADLLTERKEEILAANKMDMDLAVSAGHLPPAMLKRLSLSPAKLNSLAVGLRQIATAAQDSVGRVLRRTRVAHNLELEQITVPIGLLLVIFEARPDCLPQVSTLAIASGNALLLKGGKEAANTNHVLHQLTQEALSMHGVKEAVQMVSTREEVEDLCRLDKMIDLIVPRGSSQLVRDIQRAAKGIPVLGHSEGICHVYVDSEASIDKVIKIVRDSKCDYPAACNAMETLLIHRDILRTPMFDQIIDMLRTERVKIHAGPRFASYLTFSPSEAKSMRTEYGELECCMEVVDSMQEAIEHIHKYGSFHTDVIITENEDTAEKFLQQLDSACVFWNASSRFADGYRFGLGAEVGISTARIHARGPVGLEGLLTTKWVLRGDGHTVADFSEHGTMKYLHENLPAGQPLAGQRDSN, from the exons ATGACCATGCTGCTGCTGAGGCTCACCCTGTGTTCAAAGATCCCCCCGGATTCACCAAGACACTTaagccagctgctctccagaaaACTGACACAAG GTGGCCAGGGCAGGGCTCATAGCAGCTCCTTCGCACACCGCAGTGAGCTGCGTCAGGCCAAGAGGATCGTAGTTAAGCTCGGCAGTGCCGTCGTTACACGTGGAGATGAGTGTGGGTTGGCTCTTGGGAGGCTGGCCTCGATTGTGGAGCag GTGGCTATGTTGCAGAATCAAGGCAGGGAGATGATGATTGTCACCAGTGGAGCTGTGGCCTTCGGCAAGCAAAGACTGAGACATGAGATCCTGCTGTCCCAGAGTGTTCGGCAGGCGCTCCACTCTGGACACAGTCAACTCAATGACATG tcttTGCCGGTGCTGGAGGCCCGAGCCTGTGCTGCAGCTGGACAGAGCGGTCTGATGGCCCTGTATGAAGCCATGTTCACCCAGTACAGCACTTGTACAGCACAG GTCCTGGTGACAAATCTGGATTTCCACGATGACCAAAAGAGGCAGAACCTGAACAGCACACTGCGGGAGCTGCTGCACATGAACATCGTGCCAATCATCAACACCAATGATGCTGTGGTGCCCCCTCCGGAGCCCAACAGCGACCTGCAGGGGGTAAAT GTGATCAGCATTAAGGACAACGACAGCCTGGCAGCACGGCTAGCTGTAGAGATGAAGGCTGACCTGCTCATCGCACTCTCTGATGTGGAGG GACTATACAACAGCCCCCCTGGAACAGATGATGCCAAGCTCATTGACATCTTCTACCCTGGAGACCAGCAGTCCATCACCTATGGTACAAAGTCTAGAGTTGGGATCGGAGGCATGGAGGCCAAG GTCAAAGCTGCCCTTTGGGCCTTGCACGGTGGCACCTCAGTGGttattgcaaatggcaccaaccCCAAAGTAACAGGCCATGTCATCACTGACATTGTGGAAGGCAAGAAAGTAGGAACCTTCTTCTCTGAATTTAAACCTGCCG GCCCATCTGTGGAGGAACAGACAGAAATGGCGCGCCGTTCTGGAAGAGCCCTTGCATCTCTGCATCCAGACCAG AGGAGTGAGATCATCTGCCATCTAGCAGATCTGCTGACTGAAAGGAAGGAAGAGATTTTGGCTGCAAACAAGATGGATATGGACCTGGCTGTCAGTGCAG GCCATTTGCCTCCAGCCATGCTGAAGCGTCTCAGTCTGTCACCGGCCAAACTTAACAGCTTGGCAGTAGGTCTCCGCCAGATAGCCACGGCCGCCCAGGACAGTGTGGGTCGAGTGCTGCGCAGGACCAGAGTGGCTCATAATTTAGAGCTGGAGCAGATTACTGTACCCATCGGGTTGCTTCTGGTCATATTTGAGGCCCGACCCGACTGCTTGCCGCAG GTATCAACACTGGCAATAGCCAGTGGCAATGCCCTCCTGCtgaaaggaggaaaagaggcaGCCAACACCAACCATGTCCTCCACCAGCTCACCCAGGAAGCTCTTTCCATGCATGGAGTCAAGGAGGCTGTGCAGATG GTGAGCACCCGTGAGGAAGTGGAGGATCTGTGCCGACTGGATAAGATGATAGACTTGATCGTCCCCCGAGGTTCATCCCAGCTGGTGCGGGACATTCAGCGAGCGGCCAAGGGCATTCCTGTGCTGGGTCACAGCGAGGGAATCTGTCACGTCTATGTGGACTCAGAAGCCAGCATTGACAAAGTCATAAAAATCG TGAGAGACTCCAAGTGTGACTATCCAGCTGCATGTAACGCTATGGAAACTCTGCTGATTCACCGGGACATCCTCAGGACCCCTATGTTCGACCAAATTATCGACATGCTCCGCACTGAACGG GTGAAGATTCACGCAGGCCCTCGGTTTGCCTCCTACCTGACATTCAGCCCCTCAGAGGCAAAGTCTATGCGGACAGAGTATGGTGAGCTGGAGTGCTGCATGGAGGTGGTGGACAGCATGCAGGAGGCCATAGAGCACATACATAAGTATGGCAGCTTTCACACAGACGTTATAATCACGGAAAATG AGGACACAGCAGAGAAGTTTCTTCAGCAGCTGGACAGCGCCTGTGTTTTCTGGAACGCTAGTTCACGTTTTGCAGATGGCTACCGCTTTGGACTGG GAGCAGAGGTAGGTATCAGCACGGCTCGTATACATGCCCGAGGCCCTGTAGGCCTGGAGGGCCTGCTCACAACCAAGTGGGTCCTGAGAGGTGATGGACACACAGTAGCCGACTTCTCGGAGCATGGTACCATGAAGTACCTGCATGAAAACCTGCCTGCTGGGCAGCCTTTAGCTGGACAGAGAGACAGCAACTAG
- the pnmt gene encoding phenylethanolamine N-methyltransferase: MMEEKGRENGVAAMKACYRRFDPAAYLQYNYTPPRADFTRKDSIVPWKLACLHRAFTEGDMSGELLVDIGSGPTLYQVMSGCEVFSKVLLTDFLEVNRQELRRWLQDEGQCSLDWTPYLQHVCKLEGRRPSAWTEKAAKLRQVIADILPIDVHCSQPLAPDALPLAGADCLVSCFCLESVSPDLAAFTRALGHIGKLLRPGGHLMLIGALGESYYFAGPGVRIPVVPLNEAQVCTSLKESGYTLIRLEVYTLTQDMRVGVDDVTGVFFVKAKKD; this comes from the exons ATGATGGAAGAAAAAGGAAGAGAGAATGGAGTGGCAGCCATGAAAGCCTGCTACCGGAGATTTGATCCTGCTGCGTATCTACAGTACAACTACACTCCACCACGGGCTGACTTCACAAGAAAAGACAGTATTGTGCCGTGGAAACTGGCATGCCTGCACAGAGCTTTTACTGAAG GTGATATGAGTGGTGAGCTCCTCGTGGACATAGGTTCAGGTCCCACCTTGTACCAGGTGATGAGTGGCTGTGAGGTTTTTAGTAAAGTGCTCCTGACAGACTTCCTGGAGGTGAACCGGCAGGAGCTGAGGCGCTGGCTGCAGGATGAGGGACAATGCAGTCTTGACTGGACACCATACCTACAGCACGTCTGCAAACTGGAGGGACGACG GCCCTCAGCGTGGACTGAGAAAGCTGCAAAGTTACGTCAGGTCATCGCGGACATCCTCCCCATTGACGTGCACTGCTCTCAGCCCCTGGCTCCTGACGCCCTTCCTTTGGCAGGGGCCGACTGTCTGGTGTCCTGCTTCTGCCTGGAGAGTGTCAGCCCTGACCTCGCTGCCTTCACCAGGGCCCTTGGCCACATCGGGAAGCTCCTGCGCCCTGGTGGTCACCTCATGCTCATCGGAGCCCTCGGCGAGAGCTATTATTTTGCGGGGCCTGGGGTGAGGATCCCAGTGGTCCCGCTGAATGAGGCCCAGGTCTGTACTAGTTTGAAGGAGAGTGGATACACTCTGATCCGACTGGAGGTTTACACACTGACTCAGGATATGAGGGTGGGGGTTGATGATGTGACTGGAGTGTTTTTTGTAAAGGCAAAGAAGGATTAA
- the crygmx gene encoding crystallin, gamma MX has product MGKIIFYEDRNFQGRHYECSTDCPEMQNYFSRCNSIRVESGCWVAYEKPNYGGYQYMLHKGEYPDYQRWAGFNDCIRSCRMVPPYNGNYRMKIFERSDFGGQNMELMEDCPDLNERFHTRDISSVNVMEGYWMLHEHPNYRGRQYFLRPGEYRRHSEWGSASPTIGSLRRVTELN; this is encoded by the exons ATGGGCAAG ATTATCTTCTATGAAGACAGGAACTTCCAGGGTCGTCACTATGAGTGCAGTACTGACTGCCCCGAGATGCAAAACTACTTCAGCCGTTGTAACTCGATAAGAGTTGAGAGCGGTTGCTGGGTGGCCTACGAAAAGCCAAATTATGGCGGCTACCAGTACATGCTGCACAAGGGAGAGTACCCCGACTACCAGCGCTGGGCAGGCTTCAATGACTGTATCCGCTCCTGTCGTATGGTGCCTCCT TATAATGGGAACTACAGGATGAAGATCTTCGAGCGATCTGACTTTGGCGGTCAAAACATGGAGCTAATGGAAGACTGCCCAGACCTGAACGAGCGTTTCCACACCCGTGATATCTCCTCCGTCAATGTCATGGAGGGCTACTGGATGCTGCACGAACACCCCAACTATAGGGGACGCCAGTACTTCTTGCGTCCTGGAGAATACAGGAGgcacagcgagtggggaagcgCCAGTCCCACCATTGGCTCTCTGAGACGTGTCACTGAGCTCAACTGA